Sequence from the Nicotiana sylvestris unplaced genomic scaffold, ASM39365v2 Un00027, whole genome shotgun sequence genome:
AACTTATACTATTTGAATTATCAAAATATATACCGAATTAGATGCAATTACGTTtagtaattaaaaaaattaataaattatgaaaaaagaaaaaacttagCCATGAATCAAGTGAAAAAAAATCTAAACTTTTTTTCAACACAGAAGACAAAAGAAAAAgcatttaaataaatatcataaaACTTAAGGAGATGAAGAAAAAAGAAGTAAAACTTACACTTTGATACTAGAAGAGATTGAAATTTCTCAAAGGCACTTTGATACTAGAAGAGATTAAAAACAAACAATTGAAGCAGAAATCCAAGTCAATTAGGTGTAAGGcacaaaacctatcaaatctttAAAATCGCACTTACtacttataaaaaaaatacataatatCTATCAAATTGCTGGAATAACTCGTAAAATTGAACTTAAAATCCCAAACTCAAACAGGTGTAAGGAAATCAGAAAACTCTACGATTTAAGAGACAAACCAACACGGTAAGAATTTTGTCCATAAATGAGAAGTAGTGGGGATACCCTCTTACTACTCTTTGTCTTTCTCGCGGCTTTAAGTAACGGCGACCAGTGTGGAAGAGAGAAATTAGAAAACGGAAAGGGAGAGTGGCGGCCTAGAGGAGAAGTTTAGATTTAGGTTTGGAGGTTTATTAGGAGTCGTCCCCCTTCTTATATATTTTGCTTTATTTACttcttaatattaataccatagatacaataaaaaaattcaaatgccataaattcaaataaaagtaaGAAAATTACATATAAACAAAAGAATAAATATATTACAtttaagtaaaataaaaatattcttaAATACATTTTCTTTATAGATTTTTCATCTTATAAGATATTGTTAGTTTTGTTATATGTTCATAATTCAATAATATTAGCTACTTAATTTTTAGTGTTAAGTTAGGTTTATGATAATTACTAAGTTATTAAAATAGTATTATATTACTAAATCAATAACTTTTATACTCATCTAAATTGAATATAACTAGTAATCAAGTACAAGCACATAATTGTTTAAATctaatatataatatatttaaGTCGAACTAACTATAATTATATACTTATTTAAATTAGTTTTGAAACTTTAAAGTAATACTTTGTTTAATATGAATCATGACATTTAATACTAAAAAATAAGTTATTATACACCCCTATATCAGTCATATTAAGTTCTTAATTTGTTTTATAGAAATAAACttaaaaatagagaaaatatgtAACTTTTTAAATTACAAATAAATCTCAAAAATAAGCATAATAATAGTGAAAATATATAATTATTCTTAAATACAAATAATACTCACAAGAAAGACAAGATCTCTTTCATGCATAAGAAtgatattaaaattttattttatgattCAACGTATAATTTGATTTATGATATTTATTAAGATTGTAAAAACCTTATCATAATGTATTTTATCGTCTAGACTAAATATATTAATTTGTTTAATTCTCAATAATTAGTTATTCACACATTAATTATATGTAATtcaatatttttaataaaattagaACTTACAACTAATACTAATTTAACCAGAATAACAGTATAATTAACTTTTGTATGGACTTGATATCTTAGTGTAACTAgatataaaaaattatataaagTCAATACAAACAATAATGTTAAGATAAAAATCCTGCTTTTAAATTTAATTTGTCATCATATATGGGGGCAAAAAttagcaataaattttattattaattgtaAAACTTATTATTTCAATATAAAAATTTTAATTAGTGATGAAACCATAAATTCATTGTAAATCCGTGATTATGCAGCTACGAAATATCAATTTTTATtaagatttttattattttcttgtaGTACTAAATATGTTTCTTGTATATAATTAGAGCCTTTGGTCATTTATCAAAACTAAATGCACCAAACCTCCCTCAACAAAGCTCTTTAATATATGAGCGCTAATTTAAAAATgacttcttatatatatatattaagtgatgtaaaaattattaagGACCATATACATAAATATCCTACAACAATTAAAGTCCTCAATATGAATacttttttgaaataaaaaggtAAACTTATTTAAAAGTAATAGAGTATATGACATGCACATTGcaataatataaaatatgagTTCGATCAAActcatattttatattattgTAATTGTAACGATccgccggtcgtttcatgagttaccgctccgttttccccatttttgcttcttattgctttgtttatcggttttATGTGTGATCgaattggttggctcgggttcggagaggttttgttaaggtttgagacacttagtctcctttgtggaagcttaagttggaaaagtcaaccagatattgacttatgtgttaaagggctcggatgtgagttccgatggttcggatagcttcgggagcttatttgggacttaggagcgtgatcggaatatgttTTAGAGGTTCAGAGAAGATTTAGGTTccaattggcgaaattgaaattttggcgttttccggttgataggtgagattttgatataagggtcagaatggaattccgggagttgcagtagttctgttttgtcatttgggatgtgtgtgcaaaatttcaggtcattcggacatagtttggtagacttttttttatcaaaagcgtaatttagaagattttggaattcttagacttgaatccgatgcgaatttggtgttttgatgttgttttgagcgtttcgagcattgaaacaagttttaatgatgctatgggttatgttggcatgtttggttgaggtcccaggggcctcaagTGAGTTTCAGGtagtcaatcggaccatttcatgttttagAAAGTTGCAGAAATCTGTTGTTGGGTGTTGCAGacaattggccttcgcgttcgcgagtggagcctcgcgttcgcgaagggttagcaggtgaggctgaaggtttggccttcgcgttcgcgagggaggtcccGCGTTCGTGTAGGGCTGGGCCATTGAGCATTGCCTTCGCGAGAAGGGGAgccacgttcgcgaaggttggagtctggaggcatcgcgttcgcgagaggtcaGACGCGTTTGCGAAGGAGGAAAATTTGGTCAACTTAAGTTTGTGCtgcgcgaacgcgaggctttgaccgcattcgcgaagaaggatttgaatgcctgggcagaatgtttaaatagccattgtccatGATTTTGTTACCTAATATTGTTAGACAACTCTTGTCATGATTTTCATAATCGAGCAAAAATATTCATTATTTTTGTCATGgcaactattttcatttttttaagccaactatttttattttctttctagtTTGAAGCAAAAATACTCATTATTAGCTACAAGATTTTGTTTCGAATAATTTCATAGGCCTTTAAGGTTATTATTACTATAGAAAGTTTCAGCTTGTGGCAAAAGCTAATGATTGACTACGAAATTTTATCAGTGCAATAAATTTGTGGCTAGACCAGTCtgtattaaaaaataattatagcTATTAAGCCAATTATTGTCGTTATGTTTTAGAACTTGAAGCAAAAATATTTATCTAGctataatattatattttaaataatttattatGGTTAAAAGTTACTTTTGCTACAATAACTTTCAGTTTATAGCAAAAACTAACAATACAATAATTTTGTCATAGCAATAAATCTGTGGCTAGATCATTTACCTATTGCcacaattttttataatttaaagcaaatGTATTTATTTAGctataatattttatttaaataatttattGTGGCTAAAAGGTTACTATTGCTACAATAACTTTTAATGCGTGGTTAAAGTGTATGAATTAGCTACGCAATTTATTGTAGCAATAAATTTATAGCTATTTAGGCAATTATTGCTACGATTGTTAGCAATTATAGCAAAAATAAGGAATTAGCTTTTCGAATTTAATTTCGTGGCTAGCAAATTTTACGAATTTGTAAATAGCCAGGAAATTCTAATTCTTGTGGCTATTGTTCGGTATTAGCCACGATTTTTAAATTCATAGCTGAGATTTCATAGCTATAAATACCTTATGTTGCAGGGAGTTCAAAACTTCAGTTACTCATTAAGGTAATCACGGCTTTCACATATTCCTTATTCACTTTTCTGAGCAATTAATAAAATATAccccctccgttccaatttatgtgaaccttttTGGCTGAGCATGGAgcttaagaaaaaatgaagagttttagaatttgtggtcctaaactaGTCAAAAAGggacccagagtatttgtgtggttataaaagcttctcattaacggtagaattgtaagtttaagctaaattgttaccaaatttagaaaggggtcattctttttggaacaaaccaaaaaggaaatatgttcacataaactggaacagagggagtaacaATGTAAGCGAGCGAAAAAAATTGAGCGGCCTAAATGGACTGTATATCGCAATTGGGCGACTTATGCATGCAATTACCAAATGCGACTTATAAATATCAATTGACAAATTTGAATCGCTATTACCCAATGCGACTTATAATTAAATCGATGTTGTCGAATGCTACTTATAAATCGGGATTGTCATATATATCACATTtttttttgtgtatatatatcACAATTGACATGACAGTTAATGTTAATTGTAAAACTTGTTTAATGTGCAAGAGGAGGAGCATTTTGATATGCAACATGGCAGTCCGAGGTAGAGAAACTTCGATTTTACCCCGACAACATGTGTGTTCATCCTCTTTGgtatacaatgaaatatatattGTAATTTGCGAAGTGTAAGCTAGTACAAAATAAATATGTAGTGAATACCATGTTGTTTTGCCATTTTGACATGAAACCATTCATTGTAAAGACTTGGACACCTGAATTTGGATTCAGCAGAGCGGAATTGCTAACAGTTCCATTTTGGATTAAGTTTCCTGGACTGGACTTCAAATATTGGAATAAGAAAGGTTTGAGCAAGATAGGCAGCTTAGTAGGAAAACATATTATGGTGGACCAAAATATAGAAAAGAGGAATGGAATGAATTTTGCAAGGTTGCTAGTTGAGGTAGGAATGAATGCAAAACGGCCAGATGTAGTTCTCTTTCGGAATGAAAGAAGCAAgttaatcaaaaaaaaaagtcatCTATGACTGGAAGCCAATTTTGTGCAGTTATTGCTCTATATATGGGCATGCAGAGGAAGTTTGTAGGATCAAGAAGAAACTAGCAATGGAAAATGCAGAACAACATAAGGAGATGAACAATGTGGCACAAACAGAACCCAAAAATAATAAGAGCAATGAACAAATTCCGGTGAACTTTGAACAAAGGAAGGAGGAAACAAGTACCAGAACTGATGATTATAGAGAGCAAATGGTGGTGAGACAATCAGGGAAGTAAAAGCAAGGGATATTACAAGCTGGCAGATCCCATTGAAAGTAGGAAAACCATAACAAAAGCAGCAACAAGTTGAGAACTCAAATTCTTTTCAAGTCCTGCACAGTAAAGAGGTCAACATAACAAAAAACGAGGGAGTAACATAAATAAGGGAGGCTAAAACAATCATCCCCTTAGGGATCGTTAATATGTTAAGTTGGAATGTTAGGGGATTCATATTCCTAATAAGCAAAAAGAGGTTAAACTCCTTTGCAATGAGGAACGAGTGGGGTTGGTTGGTCTATTAGAAACCAAAATAAAAAGTAACAGAATTGAGAAGCTAGCAAATAACATGTTTGTGGGATGGAAGTACCTTACAAACCTTGAGTACCATTATAATGGTAGAATTTGGATTACTTGGAGACCTGATTACTACAAGGTCATTCTTATGAGTATGTTAGCTCAAGTAATCAAGTGTGAAGTTCATCACATTCCTCTTCAAATGACATTTGAATTGTGTTATGTCTATGCATTAAATACTAGAGAAGAGAGGAAGGACCTGTGGGATAAGTTAGTATCTCATAGCAGGAGATGTACAAGGCCTTGGATGGTTTTAGGGGATTTTAACACAATCCTTAAAACAGAAGACATAATAGGAAGAAACCCTGTGACTTGGGCAGAAGTGAAAGATTTCCACAACTGTGTAGTAGAATGTGGCTTATTGGAGTTACCAGCACAAGGCAATAGGTACTATTGGAATGACAAACATGAAGAATAAAGGATattctcaaagattgattgaGTGTTCATAAATTAGGAGTGGCTAGATGTAATGCCAGCATGTCGGGTCATATTTCTCCCAAAAGGAATCAATGACCACTGTCCTGCAAAAGTATCACTGGTAAAGGAGAGAATTGAGTTCAAAAAATCATTTCAATTCTGTAACATGCAGTCTTAACATCCACAATTTAATATAATCATAAGAGAAGGGTGGGCTGACAGTATTGAGGGCTGCAAAATGTATCAAGTAGTGAAGAAGTTGAAGCTACTTAAGAAGAAGCTGAAGGTTCTGAAGTCACACTATTCTCATGATATTGTGAGAGAAGCAGAAGAAGATAGGAAGTTGCTTAAGCAAAGTCAGTTGAAACTTCAAAGGGATCCCTCAAATAAAGAGGTTCAACAGGCTGAATTCTTGGGTTATCAGAAATTCAAAATGTCTGCATATTTGGCAAAAATGTATCTACAACAAAGAAGTAAATCTACGTGGATTAAGCTAGGAGATGATAACATACAATATTTCTACTCAATTATAAAGCACAGGAAGCTGAAACAAGCCACAATGCAACTTAAGGATGACACATGCACATGGCAAACTGATCCAGGGACTATTGCAAACTTGTTTGTGGATTACTATTCTGAACTATTAGGAAGGAAGTCTACCTCTAGAGTCCAAGATTTTACTAGCATTCTAAAAAATGGGCCCACTTTGTCAACTGCTCAACATGTGGAGTTGCTAATGCCAGTTGTGGATAAGGAAGTTAAGAGGCGGTGCTCCATATTGACAGTACCAAGAGCCCAGGACCATATGACTTTGGGAGTGGTTTCTATAAGGTTGCTTGGCCTATAGTGGGGCAGGAGATCACAGAGGCAGTTATAGAATTTTTTCACAATGGCAAGTTCCTCAAGCAACTCAAGTCTACAATCATAGCTCTTATTCCTGTGAtagtgtagacaataaatttgcttcgagaaaataaaatcaagaccgaagatattgcaacaatcgtagtattttatttcgaatatttgagcgttacaatctctatgattcctctgattctacttttcttGTACAAATTCAAGGGTCTTTGAGCTTTatcttgaatttgaatttgatttatccgtcacgaacactttgattgttgccacgaatTTTATCACGAACAACTAGCCTTGATCTTGAACTTcttgtatttgatttgacttcgttcttgatcttgagTACTCGAATTGTTCTTCGTTTTTGAGCTTGAATacttgatttgttctttgttcttgaacttgaacttgatttcttgaacttgaacttgattacttgaagcctgaaacttgtagagaaatttgtggtgtttgatccacgagctctctcttgcttcttgttatagcTTCTGGTTCCCTTTTGTGGGagggaagagttgtgataagaacaaactctttccgaccaatcaaattgaagtgtggcatggccgcatttgattggccagaacatgtcacttgcacacgtggcgcgattttATTGGCCTTTCAGTGTGActgggcatgccttgtcattttaacACGTGAcgtgatcctattggctcttccgcttgacttggtccgccacgtcatttgacacgtggcaccaaactgggcctctagaaaGATAACATCTTGGgtttaatgaagtgggctcatcactttaacccaatttgaatgggctagcccaatggattaagacttatttatttaatccatatttattggacttatataattaggtcaattatattagcccataatatttatttggaccaatatatcttgaatttaaaatataatccaaattacttattgaatttaaattcaataaattttatatgcctacaaatgccccctacttcaagactTGTCGAGGTGTAGACTCGTTGAAACCGAATCCCGTCTAGAAGTACGAACTAATTTAGACATATTTCCATTTGCTGGTAGCTTGGataaaaatatcatttttttCACAAACTCGAATCGTCTTCAAAGCTTAGGACGATTGGACCGTTCAATTTATTAAGTTTTACTTCTAAAGTAGCATTTTAATTCAGGAATACAACAAAATGGTTTCATTTGCCCATTGAAGTTGGACATGCATGTCCTTTGACTATCACTTTCTTTCCAATTGAAATTGCATTGTAATCcatgccaagtcaagcaaatcACACACTGTGCTGAATTTTGGGCCTTCTAGTATCCATTTAGAGTATATATCTCATTCATTAATTCCATATACTAAATATGAAGCACTTATGGATTAATTTCTAGCAAAGTCTAAAGAGTCAAAGTTATGTGCACCTACTTTTACGTGAGTCGTGTGCACCTCGGATTAGTATACTAGAATCCCATTGACAGTATAATAGCTTTGATAGCTTTGCTTGGCATGGCATAAATAAATCACCGCCTCACGGTAACCTTGCCCAAATAGGAGAATCATTCTTACAATATGAATTCTTTTTGGAGTTTGATTACAACCATCCCACATCGGCATTTATTTTCCCACATCCACTTTGAAGAATCTATATAAACCCCATATTCTCATATATTTTGAGTATCAATCAGCTATCGGCATCTTCAAGCTGCTCTTGAGTTCGTTTCTTTAATGATCGGAAAGTGCTAGTATTTGAGgtaatttctttttcttcttttttttttgcttttttttcttttatcatttttttgtAGGTCAAACGAGAAGGATTTTTTCTTGTTCAACAAGATGATCCACGCATGAAGAAGACAATCTTGGGGTGTGAGGGGATGAATACTCATCCCTGCCCAAATATCGGAGGGATTAATTTcatggcccgactaccggagagattactctcaatgtggcccgactaccagagagattactctcaaaatggcccgactaccagagagattactctcaatgaggctcgactaccggagagattactctcaaaatggcccgactaccggagagattactctcaatgtggcccgactaccggagagattacttgcaaaatggcccgactaccggagagattactctcaatgtggcctgaCTACCAGAGAGATTAttctcaaaatggcccgactaccggagagattactctcaaactggcccgactaccggagatattact
This genomic interval carries:
- the LOC138884667 gene encoding uncharacterized protein — its product is MKPFIVKTWTPEFGFSRAELLTVPFWIKFPGLDFKYWNKKGLSKIGSLVGKHIMVDQNIEKRNGMNFASYCSIYGHAEEVCRIKKKLAMENAEQHKEMNNVAQTEPKNNKSNEQIPVNFEQRKEETSTRTDDYREQMVGIHIPNKQKEVKLLCNEERVGLVGLLETKIKSNRIEKLANNMFVGWKYLTNLEYHYNGRIWITWRPDYYKVILMSMLAQVIKCEVHHIPLQMTFELCYVYALNTREERKDLWDKLVSHSRRCTRPWMVLGDFNTILKTEDIIGRNPVTWAEVKDFHNCVVECGLLELPAQGNRYYWNDKHEE